ACAGCACATCTTAGTGAAAAAGAGCGAAATAGGTTACGGCGCAAGACCATTGGCTTTCTCTTTCAAAAGTTCAACCTAATCGCATCGCTTTCCGTGTTCGAAAATGTAGAGCTGCCCCTCTTATATGAGAAAGTGGATAGTGCTACACGCCGAGAAAAAGTGATGACAATACTTAAGCAATTGGGAATGGAAGCCCGAAAAGACCATTTTCCCCATCAGCTTTCCGGAGGACAGCAGCAAAGAGTGAGCCTTGCCCGCTGTGTTATTAATGATCCGGAGCTGATATTAGCAGACGAACCCACCGGCAATCTGGATAGTCGTAATGGCGAGGAAGTAATGCAGCGGTTAAAAGACTTGCACAAAAGCGGTAGAACCATCGTGATGGTAACGCATGACGATAAATATGCAAGCTATGCCGAACAGATCATTCACTTGAACGATGGCATGATAATGTAAGCCAAGCGGGATTGATTTATCCCTTCACCAGCTCTTCCAACATTCGACTTGCTACATTTTGCCCAAAGATTTCTGGGTGTGCAGGAGGCTCCACAAAATTTCTCATCGCTTTCGGGAAGCTGCTGTCTTCAGGTGGCAAAAGCATATTCCAGCCGCTCTCGA
Above is a genomic segment from Candidatus Cloacimonadota bacterium containing:
- a CDS encoding ABC transporter ATP-binding protein, with amino-acid sequence MIELKNLSKIYCTDTIETTALNELNLHIKKGSFIAIKGPSGCGKTTLLNIMGLMDKPSKGEMVIVGKNTAHLSEKERNRLRRKTIGFLFQKFNLIASLSVFENVELPLLYEKVDSATRREKVMTILKQLGMEARKDHFPHQLSGGQQQRVSLARCVINDPELILADEPTGNLDSRNGEEVMQRLKDLHKSGRTIVMVTHDDKYASYAEQIIHLNDGMIM